In Asticcacaulis sp. SL142, the sequence ATGCGCTCTGTGATTTATCAAGGGACAGATATGACGGACGAGAATTTGGAAGAGGGCGGCGCGGATCTGGAGCAGGACGCCACCGAAATCTTGCTGACCGAACTTGAGGCGCTCAAAAGCGAGAACGCGGCCCTGAAGGAACAGGCTCTGCGCTATGCCGCTGAGGTTGAAAACGTCAAGCGCCGTACCGAGCGCGAAATGAACGACGCCCGCGCCTTTGCCATTCAGCGTTTCTCACGCGATCTTTTGGGCGTGGCCGACATTTTGGCGCGCGCCCTGCAATCGGCGCCGAAGGATATTGAAGACGCCGCGTTCAAGAACTTCGTGCTCGGCATCGACATGACCGAAAAGGAACTGTCGCAGGCCTTTGAGAAAAACGGCGTCAAGAAGGTCAACCCACTCAGGGGCGACAAGTTCGACCCGAACCTGCATCAGGCGGTGATGGAAGTCCCGGCCGAAGATGTGACCGGCGGTGCCGTCGTCAATGTGATGCAGACCGGTTATGAGCTGTTTGGGCGCATCATCCGCCCGGCCATGGTGGCGACCGCCGCCAAGACCTCAGCCAACACGGTAGCGGCTGCCGCCGCAACCAGCGCCTATGCCCATGAGACTGACACCAGCGACGATCCGGCAGTTGATACAAAGGCGTAAGGTCTGAAAACATTTCGCACTTTAAGGGTGAGCCTCGCGGCTCACCCTTTTATTTTGTGGATGCGGTAATGAAATTTCGGGGCCGTCGTTGCTGGTTTTGCCGCCATGGCCCGCACACGGTCTTCGGCCCCGGCGATCAAATCAGGGATCAGGTCGGCTTCGGGCAGGTTCTTCCAGTATTTTTTCGGCATTTCGGTCTGCATCATCTTCACCTTCAGACGCGCCGGATTGAAGATATTGGCAAAATAGGTTCGCCACAGATCATCGGTGTCATCCACCAGTTCAGGATTGCGGGCGGGTTGGGCGGAGACCGTCAGGGCATCACCATCCCAGCTTGCTGATCCTTTCGGCGTGGCGATCACCCAGTCCATATCGGTGAAGCGCCGCTGAAAGAAACCGGCGGTGCGGCCGACGATATAATGATCCGGCTCAAACCAGGCCAGAAACTGTCGCCGGGCGCTTCCCTCCAGTGCGGGAAGTTCCTTGAAACGCACAAAGGCTTTCATCTTATGGCTGTCGCGCCCGACCGACTTGGCCATCTGATGGGCGCGGACCACATCAGGATCGGTCGTGATGCTCAGCAGATGGCGCTCCGTCTGCAACCGCCACAGCAGTCTGTAGAGCACCGCATAAGCCGCCAGATCGGCATGACAGACCACAACCTGCGCACATTCGACAAAGGCACGCGGCACGGAAAAGGTGGCCTTGGTTTCAGCGATTGCTTTATCCGCGCCAAACAGATCGTCTTTCAGCGTCTCTCTGTCCAGCCATTCCACCGCGTCAGGCTGGATGCCCGCACAGAGCAGGTGTCGCGCGTGTTCGCGCCATTCCTCAAAATCCCCACGCCGGTCGATGACGATCCTCATAGCAGGCTCAACTGCTCCGGACGCGGCATGAACATGGCCTTGAGGTCACTGGCATCGAGCAGATTCATGGGTGTATGGCCGTCCGCCACCACAAACGCCTTGACCTTTTTCAGTGACACCTTGAGCCGGGCCAGATCCTCCATTTTCAGGCGCTTGTGACGACGTGTGGTCAGGATCGACATCACCGTCTTGACCCCAAAGCCCGGCACCCTCAGCAACATTTCTTTGTCAGCACGATTGATATCGACTGGAAAGCGATCACGGTTTGCCAGCGCCCAGGCCAGCTTTGGGTCAAGCTCCAGATCAAGCATGCCGTCCGCCCGACCGTGGGTGATTTCCGCAATATCAAAGCCATAAAACCGGTAAAGCCAGTCGGCCTGATAGAGCCGGTGCTCCCGCATCAGCGGCGGTTTGATCAGCGGTAGATGTTGCGAGGAATCCGGAATGGGACTGAAGGCCGAATAATAGACCCGCCGGAGTTGATAGCCGCCATAGAGCCGCGCGCTGGTGCCAAGGATGGTGGCGTCATTGGTGACATCGGCGCCGATGATCATCTGGGTCGACTGGCCCGCCGGCACAAAGCGTTTGCGGCGTTTGGTTTTCAGTGTCGGCTCCCGCGCTTCGTCGATCTTAAGCTTTAATTCGCCCATCGAGCGGCGAATATTGGCCGGATGTTTTTGCGGGGCGAACGCTTCAACCCCGGCATCGGTCGGCAGTTCGATATTGATTGACAGACGATCAGCAAACAGGCCCGCCTCTTCGATCAGCTTAGCGGAGGCATCGGGGATGGTTTTGAGGTGAATATAGCCCTGAAAATTATGTTTGAAGCGCAGATCCCGCGCCACCCGCACCATTTCCTCCATCGTATAGTCCGATGAGCGGATAATCCCTGACGACAGGAACAGCCCCTCAATATAGTTGCGCCGGTAAAACTCTAAGGTAAGCCAGATGACCTCATCGACCGTAAAGCGTGCCCGCTCAACATTGGACGACGAGCGGTTGATGCAATAGACGCAGTCATAGATGCAAAAATTGGTCAGCAGAATCTTGAGGAGGGAAATACAGCGCCCATCCGGCGCATAGGCATGACAGATACCTGACCCTTCGGTTGAGCCCAAGCCCCCGGATCGCGAGGAATCGCGTTTGGTCGTGCCGCTTGACGCGCACGAGGCATCATATTTGGCAGCATCCGAGAGTATGGCCAACCGATGTTTGAGCGATTTTTTCATAATTGTTCATGATATGTTCTTAATTCAAAGCCGTCAATCGGTTTTCGTAGATTCGGGCTTGGCTGCATTTTGGGACGGGGTCAGGGCAATGGCCCGTCTGACCCGAACCATACCCTTAAGGATCAGATAGCCCAGCCCATAGAGCATCACCATCTGAAGCTGAACCTCAAGCTGGGTAATGGCCGGCACGACCATATCTCCGCCAAAGGTTAGCGGCCACAGCGCATCAATCAGGATCGCCAGCCCCAGACACATCAGGGCCTTGACCATAAAATGCGCCGCCTTTGCCTGGAAAAGGCCGATAAGGCTCGCCACCACAATCATCGGTACGACATTGAGCGACGTACACGCGGCCCACACCCCGTCCATAATCAGCCAAAGATATTCCACCATTTGCGACATGGCTGCACCTTGGTTTGAGCGGCGACTCAAGATAACGCCGTTTTTCAGGGTGTCGCGTTTTGACGCCGCCGTAAAGGTTTTAGGCGTGCTGAATGTGTCACAGAAGCTAAATTGTTATCGTCCGGTGGAGCCAAACCCGCCTGCGCCGCGCACGGTATCGTCCAGGGTTTCAACCACTGTCCAATCGATGCGGGCGTGCTGAGCGACAATCATCTGGGCAATGCGGTCGCCGCGATTGATGACGAAATCTTCCGCGCCCAGATTGATCAGAATGACGCCGACTTCGCCGCGATAATCGCTATCGACCGTGCCCGGTGAGTTGAGGCAGGTAATGCCGAACTTGAGCGCCAGCCCTGAACGCGGCCGCACCTGAATCTCATAGCCCAGCGGCACCGACATCTTAAGGCCGGTCGGGATCAGCGCCCGCTGCAGTGGTTTCAGCGTTATGGGCTTACCTTCGGGCACGGCGGCGCGCAGATCAAGCCCCGCCGAACCTTGCGTTTCATAGGCGGGTAATGGCAAACCGGCGGAATGGGGAAGCTGTACGATCTGGGCAGTGATGGTCATTAATATCTCAAGTCAGTCGGTTAATTACATAGTGGGTGATGTCCTGCGCCACCTCGGCCTTAGTCAGGCGCTTGACCGCCGTCGGGCCGTGGGCATCAATCAGCATCATATTGGTGGTGTCCTGATCAAAGACCTTATCGTCACCGACCTCGTTGGCAAAGATGGCGTCCGCGCCCTTGGTGCGCAGCTTGGTCTTGCCGTAGACTTCCAGATTCTGCGTCTCCGCCGCAAAGCCGATCACCAGGGTCGGGCGCTGCGTCGTGTGCAGCCCGACCGAGGCCAGAATGTCCGGGTTCTTGATCAGGGTAAGGGTCAGTTCATCGTTGTTGGCGGATTTTTTCTGCTTATCCGTTGCCACGGTTTGCGCGCGCCAGTCGGAGACGGCGGCCACGCCAATAAAGGCATCGGCGGGCAAGTGGGCGTGGACGGCATCAAACATTTCAAGCGCCGTGCGGACATCAATGCGCTCCACCCCTTCGGGCGTGGGCAGAGATACTGGGCCGGAAATGAGCGTCACCGTGGCACCCTCAGACGCCAGCGCTTCGGCAATGGCATAGCCTTGCTTACCCGAAGAGCGATTGGTGATACCGCGCACCGGATCAAGCGGTTCAAAGGTCGGGCCGGCCGTCATCAGGACATGCTTGCCATCCAGCGCACCCGTGCGGGGGTTAAGGTGCGCCATAATCGCCTTGAAAATGGTTTCCGGTTCGGCCATCCGGCCCAGACCAAATTCGCCGCAGGCCATATCGCCTTCTTCGGGGCCGACCATCAGGACGCCATCGGCGGTAAGGGTTGCGACATTGCGCTGGGTCGCCGCATGATGCCACATGCGCACATTCATAGCCGGGGCCATCATCACACGCTTATCGGTGGCCAGCAGTAGGGTGGCTGCCAGATCATCGGCCAGACCATTCGCCAGTTTAGCCATCATATTGGCGGTCGCAGGCGCTGCCACCACCAGATCGGCGGAACGCGACAAGGCGATATGGCCCATTTCGGCTTCGTCATTGAGGTCAAACAGGTCGGTATAGACCTTATCATTGCTGAGCGCACCGGCGCTTAAAGGGGTGACAAATTCTTTGGCGGCCTCGGTCAGCACCACGCGCACACCGATGCCCGCTGTCCGCAGCAACCGGATCAGGCTTAAGGATTTATAGGCCGCAATCCCGCCGCCGATGATCAGCAGAACGCGCTTTTGAGCCGGTGCGGCCATGCCGTAATTCCCTTTTCCGGTGGCAGGTCTTATGACATATCTGGCTCCCTACATGGCCTGACGGGGGAGGAAAAGCAAGGTGGGCAGGTTTAAACCATTATGCTTATTTGGGTTTTTAGCGTTGTTTATCGCCGCCTGCGATGCGGGACCATCCGCCGTTTTGCCCGACGGTCAGGGCACGTCGCCGTCTGAGCAGATAGCGCCTGCCCCCAAACCGCCGGTCTGGGCCGAACCGGAAGCCGCACCAACCACGCCGCCACCTGATACCACCCCACGGCCTGCCCCCGCCTTTGACGGGCCGGTGCTTAAGGTCAAGGTGCCGAAACCCGCCGGTGAAATCACTCAGACCCGTTATGCCGACTGGCCGTTATGGTCGACCAACCGCAAATATTCGGCTTATGAAAATGCCACCTATCATTTCGAAAAGCACGGCCCAACCTTCGGCATTAAAACCTATGAGGATTACGTCGTGTTTGTGCATGGCTTCGTGCACACACCGCCCAAGGGCACCCAGACGATCATGCGCAATAATGGCGACACGCTGTTTTATGATCCGGCGCAAAACATATTTGCCGTCATGACCAAAAAGGGCGCGCCGCGTACCCTGTTTCAGCCCTATGAAGGGGCCGCCTATTGGCAGAAACAGAAAGAGATAGAGGCCGGACGGCGCACGATTAGGGAAGAGTAGCGCACCCCAAAAAGTGTAAACGGTTTTTGGATTAAGGTGCGCGCTAAAAAGCTACACCATCGTTGCGGCGATGTCTTCAACCACCGATTTGACCAGCTTTTCATCATCACCTTCGGCCATGACGCGGATCAGAGGCTCAGTGCCGCTGGGACGCACCAGCACCCGGCCGGAGCCTTTGAGGGCGGCTTCACCGGCGGCAATGGCTTTTTTGACGACATCCTTTTCCATCGGATTTTCGCCTGAGAAGCGGACATTTTTCAGCAACTGCGGTACGGTATCGAACTGCTTGCCTAGCTCACTCATCGGCTTGTCGGATTCGACCAGCACGGCCAGTACCTGCAAGGCCGCCATCAGGCCGTCGCCGGTCGTGGCATA encodes:
- the grpE gene encoding nucleotide exchange factor GrpE; this encodes MTDENLEEGGADLEQDATEILLTELEALKSENAALKEQALRYAAEVENVKRRTEREMNDARAFAIQRFSRDLLGVADILARALQSAPKDIEDAAFKNFVLGIDMTEKELSQAFEKNGVKKVNPLRGDKFDPNLHQAVMEVPAEDVTGGAVVNVMQTGYELFGRIIRPAMVATAAKTSANTVAAAAATSAYAHETDTSDDPAVDTKA
- a CDS encoding TIGR03915 family putative DNA repair protein; amino-acid sequence: MRIVIDRRGDFEEWREHARHLLCAGIQPDAVEWLDRETLKDDLFGADKAIAETKATFSVPRAFVECAQVVVCHADLAAYAVLYRLLWRLQTERHLLSITTDPDVVRAHQMAKSVGRDSHKMKAFVRFKELPALEGSARRQFLAWFEPDHYIVGRTAGFFQRRFTDMDWVIATPKGSASWDGDALTVSAQPARNPELVDDTDDLWRTYFANIFNPARLKVKMMQTEMPKKYWKNLPEADLIPDLIAGAEDRVRAMAAKPATTAPKFHYRIHKIKG
- a CDS encoding putative DNA modification/repair radical SAM protein gives rise to the protein MKKSLKHRLAILSDAAKYDASCASSGTTKRDSSRSGGLGSTEGSGICHAYAPDGRCISLLKILLTNFCIYDCVYCINRSSSNVERARFTVDEVIWLTLEFYRRNYIEGLFLSSGIIRSSDYTMEEMVRVARDLRFKHNFQGYIHLKTIPDASAKLIEEAGLFADRLSINIELPTDAGVEAFAPQKHPANIRRSMGELKLKIDEAREPTLKTKRRKRFVPAGQSTQMIIGADVTNDATILGTSARLYGGYQLRRVYYSAFSPIPDSSQHLPLIKPPLMREHRLYQADWLYRFYGFDIAEITHGRADGMLDLELDPKLAWALANRDRFPVDINRADKEMLLRVPGFGVKTVMSILTTRRHKRLKMEDLARLKVSLKKVKAFVVADGHTPMNLLDASDLKAMFMPRPEQLSLL
- the dut gene encoding dUTP diphosphatase: MTITAQIVQLPHSAGLPLPAYETQGSAGLDLRAAVPEGKPITLKPLQRALIPTGLKMSVPLGYEIQVRPRSGLALKFGITCLNSPGTVDSDYRGEVGVILINLGAEDFVINRGDRIAQMIVAQHARIDWTVVETLDDTVRGAGGFGSTGR
- the coaBC gene encoding bifunctional phosphopantothenoylcysteine decarboxylase/phosphopantothenate--cysteine ligase CoaBC; its protein translation is MAAPAQKRVLLIIGGGIAAYKSLSLIRLLRTAGIGVRVVLTEAAKEFVTPLSAGALSNDKVYTDLFDLNDEAEMGHIALSRSADLVVAAPATANMMAKLANGLADDLAATLLLATDKRVMMAPAMNVRMWHHAATQRNVATLTADGVLMVGPEEGDMACGEFGLGRMAEPETIFKAIMAHLNPRTGALDGKHVLMTAGPTFEPLDPVRGITNRSSGKQGYAIAEALASEGATVTLISGPVSLPTPEGVERIDVRTALEMFDAVHAHLPADAFIGVAAVSDWRAQTVATDKQKKSANNDELTLTLIKNPDILASVGLHTTQRPTLVIGFAAETQNLEVYGKTKLRTKGADAIFANEVGDDKVFDQDTTNMMLIDAHGPTAVKRLTKAEVAQDITHYVINRLT